CAACAGCACTTAACTTGCTTACTGATTTAAAAAAGTCAGGGTCAACACATTCAAAAACTAATGGTCGATAAAGGACAGCTAATGAAAGGACTGAAATTGTAGCAATAGCTGTAAGTAATATCAGAGCGTCATTATTTAACGCAAGAACAGATCCGAATAGCACATGTAAGAGATCAACATTACTGCCTTTTGCTGAAATAATAAGTACACCAGTAGCAAGTGATAACAGATAAAATGCAGCTAAGCTTGAATCCTCTTCAGCGTTTGAATAGCGAGCTACAATACCTGCCAAAATAGCGACAATACAACCAGCAACAATGCCACCAATGGTCATCGCTATAATAGAAACGCCCGATATAAGAAAACCAATCGCCGCACCTGGTAGTATGGCATGCGCCATCGCATCTCCGGTTAAGCTCATCCTTCTCAATGTTAGAAAGACTCCAATGGGCGTTGCACTAATGCTCAAAATAACACACCCCCATAATGCTCTTTGCATAAATGAAAAATCATTAAAGGGTTCAATAAACAAACTATAAATATCGCTGATCATGATAGTTTTTCTTCATAATGAGCTGGGTTAGCACAATGAATTTGTGTTGAATCATCCTTGTCTAATGTATCTGCTAGAGCATCAGTTGCTGATGAAGCTGAGCTTTTAAAGTTATGTTGCATATAGGCGATATGTTGGTATCCAGCTTTCGATAAATTATTGCCAGTCATTACTGCTCTTACGTTCCCAGAAGCAATTAGAGTTTTAGCCAGTAAAATTACATTGGGAAAAAATTGTGTCACGAGAGATAAGTCATGGATCACCGTTATGATGGTTTTACCTTGTTGCTGACAATCATTAATTACATGCATTAAATCCATCGTTGTTTGCGTATCAATAGCTGCAAAAGGTTCATCGAGTAATAAAATATCGGCATCTTGCATTAACATTCGTGCAAACAACATGCGTTGAAATTGTCCACCAGACAAAGCGCTTATTTGTCTTTTCTCAAAACCTTGGAGATTAACTTTATTTAATGCTTGTTTGAGTAATTGATTTTCTGATGGATTGAATTTCTGCCAGAAGCCAATTCTTTGCCAAGATCCGGCTGATATAAAGTCTTTCACTGTAATAGGGAATTTTCTGTCAATTTTGTGGCTCTGTGGCAGGTAAGCTATATCTTTAGGCGAGAGGGTGCCAAGTTCAATAGTACCTGAACTTGGTGTTAATTGTCTCATGATCGCTTTAAGCAAGGTTGATTTTCCTGACCCGTTAGCGCCAACAATAGCTACAAGTTGTCCTTGTTTTATCTTTGTAGATATATTATCTAACGCCAGAGAGTCTTTATAATTGACACTCAAATTAACAATATTAATCACGGTTCAACTCACTAAAGTAATTGGAATAATACAGACCAAAGGATCAGGACGATTGCGGAGCCAATCATTAAACGGAAGCTAACGCTGAGTAATAATAAAGACTTGATAGAAGTATCAGTTTCGTTGGTATTATGAGAATTCTTTTTCATTTTATAATTCTTATTATGTCTAACAGATTTAAATGTTTCTTTATTTGTTATGTTATAACATAACAAATAAAGAAACAGAGGACAATTTAAATCAAAATATTAATTTAATATATTGATAGAATTACTTATGAAAAAGATGAAGGGAGGTAATCGTCATCGTCATGAATCATAGATACAAGGAAGTAATCTTAAAGATCAATAAAGCTTGCAGACGTTTAATAACAATCACACTAATTAACGAAGTTAATCTTCGAAATACCTTAAGTTATGCCTTAAATTAAGCCATTTCCTCTAGGCAAAATTTAGATCGCTTATTTAATGTAACCGGTATCATTAAAAGTAATGATAAATCCAAAAAAGGGTAGGATTATCAATAATGAAAGTGAATATGAGTGAGTACTCTGTAGGTGGCGTTAATGTAACGAAGACAGTGAAAATAGCGATTTTAAGTGACTAGGTATCGCAAAGAAAAGCCCCAAACAAAATTTAGATTGTTGTCATAACATCAATAAAATTTCGTAAGAGACTATAAGGATTGTTAGTTCTGATCTAATGTGGATTCAAAGGCTGTAAGACGTTTTCGTACTGACAATAACTCAACGATGGTGGTCCAAGAATTCACTAAATATTGGAATGAATTACTGACTTGACCAAAGGCCGTTAGGATCTGCTGAAGAATACCGAAGGTGATTGCACCGACAACAATCGTAGGCACTAATAAAATAAACACAAAAATATTATCCGCTTGTAAATACAGCATACGTGCCACATTGAAGTACATGTAATGGAAGTATAAACGGAAGTAATTCTTGCGCACATTTGAAAATAATTCGTTTAATGTAATGGGTGTCGCACGCTCTACATTATCCTCTCCATACACTAACTCTTTACGAAATGCCGCTTCAACCTTTTGATTATTAAACTCTAATCCTGGTAATTTAATGCCAATTAATGCCAATAACCCCGTCCCAAAGATTGACCAAAATAACGCTGCATAGAAGAGAGGGTGCGCAATTTTACCAACGATTGGTAACTCAGAGACATATTCAGATAGACTCCATAGTACAGGCAAGAAAGCAAATAAGGTCATTATCGCTTCAACTAATGCGACTCCAAGGTTTTCCATAATAGAGGCAAAGCGCATTGTATCTTCTTGGATACGTTGTGATGCACCTTCAACATGTCTTAACTTAAGCCAATGCTCAGTGTAATAATCATTCATGGCCGTACGCCAGCGAAAGATAAAATGGCTGACCAAGAAACGTGTCACAACATAGATGAAAATAGCTAAGAAAGCGATTTCACCAAATACAATTAACAGATCAAATAATTGTTCAGTAGCCGTGCTAGCAGCTTGCACATCAATAGCTTCTGTCGGTACATCACTACCAATCGGTTTTAATAACGATTGAATTAAATCAAAGAATGGACGACGCCAATTATTTATTGCAACCGACACTTGTACTGAGAAGTAAGTCGAAAACAAAATGGTTGATGAGCCAATAATTGACCACCATTGCCACTTATGCGGAGATATCTTGAACCAAGCAAATGCAAACAACGCTGTGCAGATAAAATAATAACCGTAAAACAGTAAAAATGAATCGGTGACAAAATGCTTCAAGCCGATGGCTGGCTCCGCCTCAGAAATATCAAGACCAAGTAAAGTTGCTATTTGCGTATTGTATCCATACCAAATAGCACAAGTAAGTCCGGTAAAGATCAGTGCCGAGATGAAAAAAATCTTAGGATTGGGGAAGAACGATTTAAACATAGGTGAGTAAGCCCTTATAGTTTTTCAATGATTGTACATTATTTT
Above is a genomic segment from Psychromonas sp. L1A2 containing:
- a CDS encoding metal ABC transporter permease, producing MISDIYSLFIEPFNDFSFMQRALWGCVILSISATPIGVFLTLRRMSLTGDAMAHAILPGAAIGFLISGVSIIAMTIGGIVAGCIVAILAGIVARYSNAEEDSSLAAFYLLSLATGVLIISAKGSNVDLLHVLFGSVLALNNDALILLTAIATISVLSLAVLYRPLVFECVDPDFFKSVSKLSAVAHYAFLLLVVLNLVAGFHALGTLMSVGLMILPAAISRFWSDKLGAMLFIALLTSIISSYLGLFLSFHVSFATSPAIVLVMGIFYIVSLLFGQHGGLLSRK
- a CDS encoding metal ABC transporter ATP-binding protein, which produces MINIVNLSVNYKDSLALDNISTKIKQGQLVAIVGANGSGKSTLLKAIMRQLTPSSGTIELGTLSPKDIAYLPQSHKIDRKFPITVKDFISAGSWQRIGFWQKFNPSENQLLKQALNKVNLQGFEKRQISALSGGQFQRMLFARMLMQDADILLLDEPFAAIDTQTTMDLMHVINDCQQQGKTIITVIHDLSLVTQFFPNVILLAKTLIASGNVRAVMTGNNLSKAGYQHIAYMQHNFKSSASSATDALADTLDKDDSTQIHCANPAHYEEKLS
- the sbmA gene encoding peptide antibiotic transporter SbmA, with amino-acid sequence MFKSFFPNPKIFFISALIFTGLTCAIWYGYNTQIATLLGLDISEAEPAIGLKHFVTDSFLLFYGYYFICTALFAFAWFKISPHKWQWWSIIGSSTILFSTYFSVQVSVAINNWRRPFFDLIQSLLKPIGSDVPTEAIDVQAASTATEQLFDLLIVFGEIAFLAIFIYVVTRFLVSHFIFRWRTAMNDYYTEHWLKLRHVEGASQRIQEDTMRFASIMENLGVALVEAIMTLFAFLPVLWSLSEYVSELPIVGKIAHPLFYAALFWSIFGTGLLALIGIKLPGLEFNNQKVEAAFRKELVYGEDNVERATPITLNELFSNVRKNYFRLYFHYMYFNVARMLYLQADNIFVFILLVPTIVVGAITFGILQQILTAFGQVSNSFQYLVNSWTTIVELLSVRKRLTAFESTLDQN